GCCGCTCGAGCGCGACGGCCGCCCCGTCGACGGTCTCGGGCCAGGCGATCTCCTCCAGCAGCTGCTCGAGCGGCCGCTCGGGGCCGGTCGGCTCCTGCTCCACCGGGGTCAGCGACCCCTCGGCGGAGGACTCGTCCAGCCCCATCACCCGGGCCAGCTCGGGCTCGTTGGTGACGATCCGGGCGGTCTCGACGAGCGCGTACAGCCGGGCGGGCTGGTCCCAGCCCTGTTCGGCGACGTGCGACTCGATCTCCAGCACCGCGGAGGCGAGCGCCGGGTCCGGGATGGTCTGCTCCTGGGTCACGTCCTCGCTCACTCCGAGCTCCTCTCACAACGGGGCAGGTCGGCGTCCGGGTCCTCGACCCAGCGCTCCAGCGAGTCCAGGGCCGAGCTCACGGTCTCGGCCCGGACCAGGCGCATGTCGTCGGGGTCGGCGCCGAGCGCCTCCCCGCAGTTGTCGGGCGGTACCAGGAAGAGTCGCGCGCCCTCGTCCCGGGCCGCGGCGATCTTCTGGGCGATCCCCCCGATGGGCCCGACCTGGCCCTGGTCGTCGACCGTCCCGGTACCGGCGATCACCTGGCCGCCGGTCAGCGAGCCGGGGGTGAGCGTGTCGTAGACCGAGAGCGCGAACATCATCCCGGCGCTCGACCCGCCGATGGCGGGGTCGACGTCCAGGGTGACCTCGAAGGGGAGGTCGAAGCCGTAGCCGGTCATGATGCCCAGGCGCGGGGTGCCGTCCACCTCCCGCGGCGAGACCTCGAGCGGAACCTCCCGGCCGTCGCGTCGCACGAGGAGCGCCAGCTGCTCACCGGCCGGGGCGGCGCTGACGGCGTCCACCACGTCCTGGCTGCTGGTCACCTCACGCCCGCCGACCTCGAGCAGCTCGTCGCCGACCTCGAGGACGCCCTCGGCGGGCATGCCCTCGGAGACCTCGCTCACCTGGACCGACTCCTCGACCTCGAACCCCGCCTCGCGCAGGGCGACCGCGACCGCGGTCTCCTGGGAGGTGGCCATCAGCATGGCGCCGCGCTGCTCGGACTCCTCGGGCGTGGTGCCGGAGTCGTACACCGCGTCGTAGGGCACGACGGCGTCGTCGTCGTCGATCCAGGCGCGGACCACCTCGAAGAGGTTGACGGTGGCCTTGGGCCGGGAGACGTAGACGGTCGTCAGCAGCATCTCGCCGTCGTCGCGGTACGTCTTGTGTCCCTGGACCTGCAACAGCTCGCCGTCCTCGGTCTCGGAGAGCAGGTCGACGGTGATCCCGGGCTCGTAGGTGACGTAGGGCAGGGGCGTGAAGAGTGCCGCCGCCCAGAGCCCGATGAGCAACGGCACGGCGAGAACACCCGCCACGGTCCGTTGACTCATGGCCACAGCCTCTCAAACGGTCGCAACTACGAGGCGCGACGGGGGCCCTGGGTGGGACCCGGTGTCGGCGGCTGGACCTTGCGCGCCTGGCGTACGGCGATCCCGGTGCTGCGGTCCCGCTCCCGCACGGGCGGGGTCTGCGGCGTCGGGCGCTCCTGGGACAGGGCCCGGGCCAGCCGCTGGACGGCGACCTCGCGGTCCACCTCACCGCGTCCTTCCCGGCCCAGCCAGCCCACCCAGAGCATGGCCAGGCACGTCACCACCAGGGACGGCACCAACCACCACAGGATCTCCACGGCCCTCAGCGTAGGGACGCCGCCCGGCCCCGTGGCCCAGGCACGCCGCGACACCCGTGGCGGACCGCCCGTTTCAGCACCAGCGGGGTCAGGGGGTGCCGACCCACTCGTCGTCGCCGTCGTCGAAGCGCTGGTGCTTCCACACCGGGACCTCGGCCTTGAGGGTGTCGATCAGGGCGCGGGAGGCACGGAACGCCTCGTCGCGGTGCGCGGCGGTGGTCGCGACCACGACGGCCAGGTCGCCGATCGCCAAGGACCCGACCCGGTGCACCGCGGCGACCCCGAGCACGTCGTGCTCCTCGGCCACCCGGCGCGCCACCTCGCGCAGCCGGTCCAGGGCACTGGGGTGGGCGGAGTAGTCCAGCGCCTGCACGCCGCGGCCACCGTCGTGGTCCCGCACCCGCCCGACGAACAGGGTGAGCCCGCCCGCGGACGGGTCGTCGAGGGCGGCCAGCACCTCCGCGACGTCGAGCGGGGACTCCCGCAGGTCGACCAGCCGGACCGGGTCAGCAGCGCTCACCGGGCAGAGTCTAGGTCCAGGAAGCCGAGCCCGGGGTGCGCTGGAGGCAGCGAGTAGCCTCGGAACTATGAACGACACCCCAGGCCAGTCCGGTGCCGGCGACGAGAACCCCTTCAAGGGCACGCCCTTCGAACAGCTCTTCGGCGCCTTCGGCGGTGCGCTCGGCGGCCTGGGCGGAACCCCGGGCGGCGGGCCCGGACCCGGCGGTCTGCCCGACATCTCCGCGCTCCTGGGGCAGCTCCAGGGCATGATGCAGCCCTACGACGGGCCGATCAACTGGGACCACGCCGTGGACACCGCGCGCAAGGTGGTCGCCCAGACGCCCGACCCCTCGCCCACCCAGCGGCAGAAGGACGCCGTCGCCGACGCGATCCGGCTGGCCGACCACTGGCTGGACGAGACCACCGACTTCCCCTCCGGCGTCACCACCGCCAGCGCGTGGAGCCGCGCCGAGTGGATCGTGGAGACCACCCCGGTGTGGAAGAAGCTGGTCGAGCCGATCGCCGGCACTGCCGTGGACTCCCTCGGCAAGGCACTGCCCGAGGAGGCCAGGGCCCTGGCCGGCCCGCTGCTGGGCATGCTGAGCAAGGCCAGCGGCGCGATGGTCGCCGGTCAGGTGGGTCAGGGCGTGGGCGCACTGGCCGGCGAGGTCTGGGGGGCCACGGACGTGGGCATCCCGCTGACCGCCCCCGGGCGCGCCGCCCTGCTGCCGGTCAACGTCACCGCGTTCGCCGAGGGCCTGGGTCTCCAGGCCGAGGACGTGCTGGTCTACCTCGCCCTGCGTGAGGCGGCCCACCACCGGCTCTTCGCCCACGTGCCGTGGCTCGCAGACCACCTGCTCGGCGCGATCACCGACTACGCCCGCGGCCTGGAGATCGACACCTCCGGGATCGAGGAGCAGATCCGCGGCCTGGACCTGAGCAAC
The window above is part of the Nocardioides campestrisoli genome. Proteins encoded here:
- a CDS encoding molybdenum cofactor biosynthesis protein MoaE — its product is MSAADPVRLVDLRESPLDVAEVLAALDDPSAGGLTLFVGRVRDHDGGRGVQALDYSAHPSALDRLREVARRVAEEHDVLGVAAVHRVGSLAIGDLAVVVATTAAHRDEAFRASRALIDTLKAEVPVWKHQRFDDGDDEWVGTP
- a CDS encoding YlbL family protein, with product MSQRTVAGVLAVPLLIGLWAAALFTPLPYVTYEPGITVDLLSETEDGELLQVQGHKTYRDDGEMLLTTVYVSRPKATVNLFEVVRAWIDDDDAVVPYDAVYDSGTTPEESEQRGAMLMATSQETAVAVALREAGFEVEESVQVSEVSEGMPAEGVLEVGDELLEVGGREVTSSQDVVDAVSAAPAGEQLALLVRRDGREVPLEVSPREVDGTPRLGIMTGYGFDLPFEVTLDVDPAIGGSSAGMMFALSVYDTLTPGSLTGGQVIAGTGTVDDQGQVGPIGGIAQKIAAARDEGARLFLVPPDNCGEALGADPDDMRLVRAETVSSALDSLERWVEDPDADLPRCERSSE
- a CDS encoding PPA1309 family protein, with the protein product MSEDVTQEQTIPDPALASAVLEIESHVAEQGWDQPARLYALVETARIVTNEPELARVMGLDESSAEGSLTPVEQEPTGPERPLEQLLEEIAWPETVDGAAVALERLVLPPEVDEQIPEDPVEAGRFAREHPLRQEVRLVAGVTRSGSTYCALRMRAHDDAQSVVDGTSLVPGLIELLRSTFEDEEIQ
- a CDS encoding zinc-dependent metalloprotease, which produces MNDTPGQSGAGDENPFKGTPFEQLFGAFGGALGGLGGTPGGGPGPGGLPDISALLGQLQGMMQPYDGPINWDHAVDTARKVVAQTPDPSPTQRQKDAVADAIRLADHWLDETTDFPSGVTTASAWSRAEWIVETTPVWKKLVEPIAGTAVDSLGKALPEEARALAGPLLGMLSKASGAMVAGQVGQGVGALAGEVWGATDVGIPLTAPGRAALLPVNVTAFAEGLGLQAEDVLVYLALREAAHHRLFAHVPWLADHLLGAITDYARGLEIDTSGIEEQIRGLDLSNPMAIQEALQGGLFDLGDSPKQKAALERLEITLALVEGWVDEVVGQATEGRMPAAAQLQEAVRRRRAAGGPAEQTFASLVGLELRPRRLRDASTLWGSLRTRQGTEARDGVWMHPHLLPTAADLDDPLGFREGAVPVEEISEEAFEAGLRDLLGDDSPADSADKSGDDSPTDPADESGDDSGTPRE